In Deltaproteobacteria bacterium, the genomic stretch AATTTAAAGCGAATAAATCACCACATTATCAATATCTCCTATCCATTGATCGGCATTAGAGAGGAAAAAGGGGAGTAGTGATAAGGGGGATTGGTGGTTATCATTTTTTTGAATTATATCAACTTGACAGTCAGTTCTCCTGGCAATAGAATAGCCCACTTTGGTGTAAAATGAAGTTGTTTGACTTCTTAATAGATAAAGACAGGGGGAAATCAGTGTATTGAAAGCGATGGTTGTCATCCCGACCTATAATGAGCGGGATAATATAGAAAAACTTGTCAATGAGATTTTGGCTCTTCATATTAATGCCCATATTCTCATTGTTGATGATAATTCACCGGATGGAACCGGTCATATCGCGGACTTTTTGGCTGAAAAACATGGCGAGATCCATGTTATTCATCGCCAGGGAAAAATGGGATTAGGCTCAGCCTATATTGAAGGTTTCAAATATGCCTTGAAGGCCGGAGCCGAAAAAATATTGGAAATGGATGCCGATTTCTCTCATAATCCCGAGTGTTTACCTCACTTTATTGAAAAAACAGAAGATTATGATTTAGTTATCGGTTCCCGGTATTTAAATGGAGTGAGTGTTGTAAATTGGCCAATAAGAAGACTTATGCTTAGTTATTTTGCGAATGTTTACACCCGTGTAATAACGGGGCTTAAAATCAGTGACTGCACGGGTGGATTCAAGTGTTTTAAAAGGGAGGTTCTTGAAACGATTGATCTTGATAAGATACGGTCTGACGGCTA encodes the following:
- a CDS encoding polyprenol monophosphomannose synthase, with product MKAMVVIPTYNERDNIEKLVNEILALHINAHILIVDDNSPDGTGHIADFLAEKHGEIHVIHRQGKMGLGSAYIEGFKYALKAGAEKILEMDADFSHNPECLPHFIEKTEDYDLVIGSRYLNGVSVVNWPIRRLMLSYFANVYTRVITGLKISDCTGGFKCFKREVLETIDLDKIRSDGYSFQIEMNFRCVENGFRVGEIPIIFIDRHAGTSKMSKKIVREAVIMVWRLRIGSLIKGMLGMKKVKGRKGND